AGGAGTTCCATGACCGTCCTCTCCCGTCAGCGGGTCACGCGGACCGATGCCTGAAGCACCGCGTCCGCCGCGTTGGAAAGCTGCGCGGTGGACATCCACCAGAGCGCCTGACCCAGCACCAGCCACAGCCCGGCGATGGCCCCCAGCACCAGCGGCCAGCGCGGCCCGCGCGCCAGCGTGCGCGCCTTGCCGTCGGTCAGCGTGCAGGCGTAGGCGGCGGGGATCAGCGTCCGCCCCGTGGGCAGCACCCCGGCGCCCAGCTCGGACTCGCGGCCGGCGATGAACTCGAACAGGCGGGCGCTGTAGTCGCGCAGGGTGGACTCGCCGCCCGGCACCCGGCAGCGTCCCTTGAAGCCCATGCCGAGCACGCAGAGATAGACCGCCGCCAGCTGGACCAGCCGCCGGTCGTTGCTGGCGAGCAGCGCCTCCATCCGGTCGAACACCCGCTCGCCGGCCAGCCGGGTGCGGAACACCGCCTGCTCCAGCAGCACGCTGCGCCACAGCTCCCGCCCGTTCCACTCCACGTCGTGGATGAACAGGTCGTCGGCCAGCGCCGCCATGGCGTATTGCGCCTCGCGGTGCTGGCTGATCATCAGGTCGGTGCCGGTGCGCCCGACCTGGACCGCCTGCGCCTCCAGAAAGTCCTGAAGACGGCGGATGATGATCTCGGCGTCGGGCTCCAGCGCCAGGGCCGGCACCGCCGCGGCGGCCCCGCGCGGCGCCGGGATCGCCAGGGCGTCCTCGGTCAGGAAGGCGGGCAGGCTGTCCGCCGTCTCGCCCGCGGCGCCCTCCGGCTTCGCGGCGGCGGCTGTGGGGC
This genomic stretch from Azospirillum sp. TSH58 harbors:
- a CDS encoding DotU family type IV/VI secretion system protein, with product MTAMLHRRDLVDHFLAFARELRKHRATVGGAGRPTAAAAKPEGAAGETADSLPAFLTEDALAIPAPRGAAAAVPALALEPDAEIIIRRLQDFLEAQAVQVGRTGTDLMISQHREAQYAMAALADDLFIHDVEWNGRELWRSVLLEQAVFRTRLAGERVFDRMEALLASNDRRLVQLAAVYLCVLGMGFKGRCRVPGGESTLRDYSARLFEFIAGRESELGAGVLPTGRTLIPAAYACTLTDGKARTLARGPRWPLVLGAIAGLWLVLGQALWWMSTAQLSNAADAVLQASVRVTR